The Mesorhizobium sp. INR15 region CGCCGCGATGTCTCGGGTCGCGGTGGCGCCGCCAAACTGGGAAAAATCGGTGTTCGGATCGTCGGCATGGTTCATGAAGCGGCCATTGTCGACTTCATAGACCATGAAGCCCGGCTTGTCGGGACTCGGATAGGCATAACGCTCCAGCAGTTCCTTGAGGTGGGGCGGTGCGGAAACCGCCTTTGCCACCGGGATCAGCCGGTCGAAATCCGGATCGAGCCGCCATATCGAGGCACCTTTGCGGATCGGCACGGCGGCAAAGACGCCGA contains the following coding sequences:
- a CDS encoding SET domain-containing protein, encoding MLLISTYVAASSIEGVGVFAAVPIRKGASIWRLDPDFDRLIPVAKAVSAPPHLKELLERYAYPSPDKPGFMVYEVDNGRFMNHADDPNTDFSQFGGATATRDIAAGEEITCDYAEFHDGFSLLPTPGEAVAMNGGAT